Proteins encoded within one genomic window of [Enterobacter] lignolyticus SCF1:
- a CDS encoding ArsR/SmtB family transcription factor, with the protein MNAPINQQQMRAAAGRTAAVLKSLANETRLLLLCHLSQGEASVSEIEAALGIGQPTLSQQLGVLRRENLVSTRREGKQIFYRISAPDILTLLNTLYELYCPKNTGEVTEYDD; encoded by the coding sequence ATGAACGCGCCAATCAATCAACAACAGATGCGGGCGGCGGCAGGCAGAACGGCGGCAGTGCTGAAATCGCTCGCCAATGAAACCCGTCTGCTGCTGCTGTGCCACCTGAGCCAGGGCGAAGCATCGGTGAGCGAAATAGAGGCGGCGCTCGGCATAGGCCAGCCGACCCTGTCGCAGCAGCTTGGCGTGCTGCGGCGGGAAAACCTGGTCAGCACCCGCCGGGAAGGTAAGCAGATTTTCTACCGCATCTCCGCCCCGGATATCCTGACGCTCCTCAACACGCTGTATGAACTCTACTGTCCGAAAAACACCGGCGAGGTAACGGAATATGATGATTGA
- a CDS encoding YeeE/YedE family protein, producing the protein MMIDIAHFTPVQSFIGGLIIGAAAWVLILFCGRIAGISGILGGVLSRTSSDKGWRLAFLAGIVVAPLLYRAFTALPERDIAASWPTIIFAGLLVGLGTRYSSGCTSGHGVCGLSRLSLRSLVATLTFMVVAAVTVWVIGFWR; encoded by the coding sequence ATGATGATTGATATCGCGCACTTCACGCCCGTCCAGAGCTTTATCGGCGGCCTGATTATCGGCGCGGCGGCGTGGGTGCTGATTCTGTTTTGCGGACGCATCGCGGGCATCAGCGGCATTCTCGGCGGCGTATTGTCCCGCACCAGCAGCGATAAGGGCTGGCGGCTGGCGTTTCTTGCCGGGATCGTCGTTGCGCCGCTGCTCTATCGGGCCTTCACCGCCCTGCCCGAGCGCGATATCGCCGCGTCATGGCCCACGATAATCTTCGCCGGGCTGCTGGTCGGCCTGGGAACGCGCTATAGCTCCGGCTGCACCAGCGGCCACGGCGTCTGCGGGCTGTCGCGGCTGTCGCTGCGTTCTCTGGTGGCGACGCTGACCTTTATGGTCGTCGCCGCCGTGACCGTCTGGGTTATCGGTTTCTGGCGTTAA
- a CDS encoding DUF6691 family protein: MNLFFSFLAGLLFGLGLLISGMANPAKVTGFLDITRQWDPSLAFVMGGAISIGFFAFRMAKKRQRPIYGDKMVLPTSSTLDKRLVGGAVLFGIGWGLAGICPGPGLVLLGAGELKGVGFVLAMIAGMWLFQRLERR, translated from the coding sequence ATGAACCTCTTTTTTTCCTTTCTGGCGGGCCTGCTTTTCGGCCTTGGCCTGCTGATAAGCGGAATGGCGAACCCGGCGAAGGTCACCGGATTTCTGGATATTACCCGGCAGTGGGACCCGTCGCTGGCGTTTGTGATGGGCGGCGCTATCAGCATCGGCTTTTTCGCCTTTCGCATGGCGAAGAAACGCCAGCGCCCAATCTACGGCGATAAAATGGTTCTGCCGACCTCCTCAACCCTCGACAAGCGGCTGGTCGGCGGCGCCGTGCTGTTTGGCATTGGCTGGGGGCTGGCGGGCATCTGCCCGGGGCCAGGCCTGGTGCTGCTGGGCGCGGGCGAGCTCAAGGGCGTCGGGTTTGTCCTCGCCATGATCGCGGGGATGTGGCTGTTTCAGCGGCTGGAGCGTCGCTGA
- a CDS encoding LysR family transcriptional regulator — MLKENFNELQIFLVVARERSFTRAAARLGVSQSALSHAMKALEARLNLRLLTRTTRSVAPTEAGERVIACLAPRLDELERELENIVQLNGVISGNIRLSAGEHAARRLLWPKLKPFLQAWPQINIELVVDNGFVDIVDGRFDAGVRLGESVDKDMVAVRIGPDMRMAAVGSPGYFAARGIPQTPHELQQHRCINMRLPTAGGLYHWEFEKDGKPLRVGVEGQLTFNLLAERVDAIVSGFGIGFVPEDMVQDELRAGALVRVLESWCPTFPGYYLYYPSRRQHPPAFALLIDALRDSGA, encoded by the coding sequence ATGTTGAAAGAAAACTTCAATGAGCTGCAGATCTTCCTTGTGGTCGCCCGGGAACGCAGTTTTACCCGAGCGGCGGCCCGGCTTGGCGTATCGCAATCGGCGTTAAGCCACGCGATGAAGGCCCTGGAAGCGCGCTTAAACCTGCGCCTGCTGACGCGCACCACCCGCAGCGTCGCGCCGACCGAGGCCGGAGAGCGGGTAATTGCCTGTCTGGCGCCGCGGCTTGACGAACTGGAGCGCGAGCTGGAAAACATTGTTCAGCTCAACGGCGTCATCTCCGGCAACATTCGCCTTTCCGCCGGGGAGCACGCGGCGCGCCGTCTGCTGTGGCCGAAGCTAAAGCCGTTTCTGCAGGCCTGGCCGCAAATCAATATTGAGCTGGTGGTCGACAATGGTTTTGTCGATATCGTTGACGGCCGGTTTGACGCGGGCGTGCGGCTGGGCGAAAGCGTTGATAAAGACATGGTGGCGGTGAGAATCGGCCCGGATATGCGGATGGCGGCAGTCGGGTCGCCCGGCTATTTTGCCGCGCGGGGGATCCCGCAGACGCCGCACGAGCTACAGCAGCACCGCTGCATCAACATGCGGTTGCCCACCGCGGGCGGGCTGTATCACTGGGAGTTTGAAAAAGACGGTAAACCGCTGCGCGTAGGGGTCGAGGGGCAGCTGACCTTCAACCTGCTGGCCGAGCGGGTCGACGCCATCGTCAGCGGATTCGGCATTGGCTTTGTGCCGGAGGATATGGTGCAGGATGAGCTGCGCGCCGGCGCCCTGGTCCGGGTGCTGGAGAGCTGGTGCCCAACGTTTCCCGGCTACTACCTTTACTACCCAAGCCGCCGACAGCATCCTCCGGCATTTGCGCTGCTGATTGACGCGCTGCGCGATAGCGGGGCGTGA
- a CDS encoding helix-turn-helix transcriptional regulator, with the protein MSALSMSRHNDAIIARCLQTISQLIPLSSAVFYRVNKRTTPENYILHNISENTHQQYLEHFQPLDPLLPSRFTHPSITMAGMTPGLYDRYRHYYHDFMLPNNVRDMTEIFIRRDRRIVAGISLMRDTPFSSEERLRAQAVLPLVELAIHELLQDDDALSEMLTAKEREIVSMVREGASNKLIARQLDISLSTVKTHLRNIFAKTEVVNRTELVSRTLMPAGQRAPL; encoded by the coding sequence ATGTCCGCGTTATCAATGTCTCGTCATAATGATGCGATTATTGCCCGCTGCCTGCAGACAATTTCGCAGCTTATCCCGCTGTCGTCGGCGGTGTTTTATCGGGTGAATAAGCGCACGACGCCGGAGAACTACATTCTGCACAATATTTCTGAGAACACGCATCAGCAGTACCTGGAACATTTCCAGCCGCTCGACCCCCTGCTGCCCTCCCGCTTCACCCATCCTTCGATTACCATGGCGGGAATGACCCCTGGGCTGTATGACCGTTATCGCCACTACTATCACGACTTTATGCTGCCGAATAACGTTCGCGATATGACGGAGATTTTTATCCGCCGCGATCGGCGGATTGTGGCAGGAATTTCTCTGATGCGCGATACGCCGTTTTCCAGCGAAGAGCGGCTGCGGGCGCAGGCGGTGCTGCCGCTGGTCGAGCTGGCTATCCACGAGCTGCTGCAGGATGACGATGCCCTGTCGGAGATGCTGACCGCCAAAGAGCGGGAAATCGTCAGCATGGTGCGCGAAGGAGCGAGCAATAAGCTGATTGCCCGCCAGCTGGATATTTCGCTCTCGACGGTGAAAACGCATTTACGCAATATCTTCGCCAAAACCGAGGTGGTGAACCGCACCGAGCTTGTCTCCAGAACCCTGATGCCGGCAGGTCAGCGAGCGCCGCTGTAA
- a CDS encoding DUF3156 family protein has product MRSVPCFNTPLLNAVSRDLAGWPTEKRSERSGVLRLSDSAEVTYSQRQKRLFMASIQSCEFSVEGPVNRPLQGKIRAHQSGWFTRHPVTFVAGKRAAADAAAAWLNGFPNLQATLSELDYRRFSLVITDQKWCCTIEPWGASEVVCKLPPLRRYLRLEPQQRMLLLSVMNMVSQAMGQLMDAGANRACQAKAG; this is encoded by the coding sequence ATGCGCTCCGTCCCCTGCTTTAACACGCCGCTGTTAAACGCCGTTTCGCGCGATTTAGCAGGCTGGCCCACCGAGAAGCGCTCAGAGCGCAGCGGCGTGCTGCGCCTGAGCGACAGCGCCGAGGTGACCTACAGCCAGCGGCAAAAGCGGCTGTTTATGGCCAGCATCCAGAGCTGTGAGTTTAGCGTCGAGGGGCCGGTAAACCGGCCCCTGCAGGGTAAAATTCGCGCGCATCAGTCCGGGTGGTTTACGCGCCATCCGGTGACCTTTGTCGCCGGTAAACGCGCGGCGGCTGACGCGGCGGCGGCCTGGCTCAACGGCTTTCCTAATCTGCAGGCCACCCTGAGCGAGCTGGACTACCGCCGCTTTTCGCTGGTGATTACCGACCAGAAATGGTGCTGCACGATTGAGCCCTGGGGGGCCAGCGAAGTGGTTTGCAAACTGCCGCCGCTGCGCCGCTATTTGCGTCTCGAACCGCAGCAGCGGATGCTGCTGCTGAGCGTGATGAATATGGTCAGCCAGGCGATGGGGCAGCTGATGGACGCGGGCGCTAACCGCGCTTGTCAGGCTAAAGCCGGGTAA
- a CDS encoding APC family permease, with amino-acid sequence MFSNRLASHLERGVVGFPTTLASSVGLIMASPVILTVTSGFGMGGDTFALAVLLAFIMMQAQVTTFAEAATLIPTTGSVYDYISCGMGRFFAITGALCAYLIVHIFAGTAETILAGIMALVNFESINAQMAAHQNTWMVGVGMVVVFGLLNAIGIEIFGKVEVVLTFGMWTTLTIFGLCGIFMAPVTHQAGWFGTPVNVSDLSGLFGYIGMAMFMFVGCELVTPMAPEIKQAHRTIPRAMALGLLGVASCMFIYGAAINRQVTNVVVDAANNVHLLDTPMAIPAFAERVMGHAGQYWLGVGLLLAGCATINTLMAAVPRIIYGMALDGALPRFLTWLHPRFKTPVIAIAIGVAIPCLHAWYLNGDLDRIVPLILAAVCAWGVAYLLVTLSVVLLRIRRPDLPRAYRSPWFPLPQIISSVGIVIAIINIAPPGMNSRDILVPFGVMLGLTAGYALFWTVCVQRVNPFKPLAVEEVVERAIGQYDAHNVGEGVPDALRPLL; translated from the coding sequence ATGTTCAGTAACAGACTCGCCAGCCATCTTGAACGCGGCGTCGTGGGTTTTCCCACCACGCTCGCCAGCTCCGTCGGCTTAATCATGGCAAGCCCCGTCATTCTTACCGTTACCAGCGGTTTCGGCATGGGGGGCGATACATTCGCGCTGGCGGTGCTGCTGGCGTTTATTATGATGCAGGCCCAGGTCACCACCTTCGCCGAGGCGGCCACGCTCATCCCCACCACCGGTTCGGTGTATGACTACATCTCCTGCGGGATGGGGCGCTTTTTTGCCATTACCGGCGCGCTGTGCGCCTACCTTATCGTCCACATCTTCGCCGGAACGGCGGAGACCATCCTCGCCGGGATCATGGCGCTGGTAAACTTCGAGTCGATCAACGCCCAGATGGCGGCGCACCAGAACACCTGGATGGTGGGGGTGGGCATGGTGGTCGTTTTCGGCCTGCTGAACGCCATCGGCATTGAGATTTTTGGCAAGGTAGAAGTGGTGCTCACCTTCGGGATGTGGACCACGCTGACCATTTTCGGCCTGTGCGGCATCTTTATGGCGCCCGTCACTCATCAGGCCGGATGGTTCGGCACCCCGGTAAACGTCAGCGATCTTTCCGGGCTGTTCGGCTATATCGGCATGGCGATGTTCATGTTTGTCGGCTGCGAGCTGGTCACGCCGATGGCCCCTGAAATTAAGCAGGCGCACCGCACCATTCCCCGGGCGATGGCGCTCGGGCTGCTGGGGGTCGCCAGCTGCATGTTTATCTACGGCGCGGCGATTAACCGCCAGGTGACGAACGTGGTGGTGGATGCGGCGAACAATGTGCATCTGCTGGATACGCCGATGGCAATCCCGGCGTTTGCCGAGCGCGTCATGGGGCATGCCGGGCAGTACTGGCTTGGCGTGGGGCTGCTGCTGGCAGGCTGCGCGACGATCAATACGCTGATGGCCGCGGTGCCGCGCATCATCTACGGTATGGCGCTGGACGGCGCGCTGCCGCGCTTTCTGACCTGGCTGCACCCGCGCTTTAAAACGCCGGTGATCGCCATTGCTATCGGCGTGGCGATCCCCTGTCTGCACGCCTGGTATCTGAACGGCGATCTGGATCGTATTGTGCCGCTGATCCTTGCCGCCGTCTGCGCCTGGGGCGTTGCCTATCTGCTGGTGACGCTGTCGGTGGTGCTGCTGCGTATTCGCCGTCCGGACCTGCCGCGCGCCTACCGCTCGCCGTGGTTCCCGCTGCCGCAGATTATCTCAAGCGTCGGGATCGTTATCGCGATTATCAACATTGCCCCGCCGGGCATGAACAGCCGCGACATTCTGGTGCCGTTCGGCGTGATGCTGGGCCTTACCGCCGGGTATGCGCTGTTCTGGACGGTGTGCGTGCAGCGCGTCAACCCCTTTAAGCCGCTGGCGGTAGAAGAGGTGGTTGAGCGGGCAATCGGTCAGTATGACGCCCATAACGTGGGAGAGGGGGTTCCGGATGCGCTCCGTCCCCTGCTTTAA
- a CDS encoding cupin domain-containing protein, which produces MKAFKLNQPVPELHPIGSVSLLGATPTEGDPQVAAAMVYGEPQDAFTCGLFSSTKGSFTMTYPFTEHATVLEGEVELTVAGGEPQRFAPGDSWFVKQGTEVEWKILTSRFVKHYLANVESR; this is translated from the coding sequence ATGAAAGCGTTCAAACTCAACCAACCCGTTCCTGAATTGCATCCTATCGGCAGCGTCAGCCTGCTCGGCGCCACGCCGACCGAGGGCGACCCGCAGGTCGCCGCCGCCATGGTGTACGGCGAACCGCAGGATGCCTTTACCTGCGGTCTCTTCTCCTCAACCAAAGGAAGCTTCACCATGACCTATCCGTTTACCGAACATGCCACCGTCCTTGAGGGAGAAGTCGAGCTGACCGTGGCGGGCGGCGAGCCGCAGCGCTTTGCGCCTGGCGACAGCTGGTTTGTGAAACAGGGCACCGAAGTGGAGTGGAAAATTCTGACCAGCCGCTTCGTGAAGCACTACCTGGCAAACGTCGAAAGCCGCTAA
- a CDS encoding NAD(P)/FAD-dependent oxidoreductase translates to MNIKIDALNYYGATKKYQLHFPALQEDIEADVVIIGGGFSGINTALELAEQGITNVVVLEARHLGYGGTGRNGGQVMAGIGHDIEAVKKHVGKEGLETLFKIANLGAGIIRERIRKYNIDADFVPGYGYLAYNSRQLKTLQQWEKEFKAAAPDEDIELYTGRDVHKVVGSDVYCGALKHMGGGQIHSLNMLLGSAQAAASLGVKIYESSPVVEVNYGKEVRVRTAMGSVRAAKMLWACDSFLNNMEPEIYNKTLVTYSYQVSTAPLSDELIERISPLRGAFSDIRPVINYYRVTRENRLLFGSATRFVEYTPTDFAAWNRTLMAEVFPYLKDVKIDFAWGGPMACSANLFPQIGTLRDRDNVFYVQGYSGFGVTPSHIVCKILAEGIAGGSDRYRLMSRIPHATIHGRDSLRLLLVTAGKLMHQTAGFWKGRS, encoded by the coding sequence ATGAACATCAAAATCGATGCGCTCAACTACTACGGCGCGACGAAGAAATACCAGCTGCACTTTCCGGCGCTACAGGAAGACATTGAGGCCGACGTGGTTATCATCGGCGGCGGCTTTTCGGGGATTAACACCGCACTGGAGCTGGCAGAGCAGGGGATAACCAACGTGGTGGTGCTGGAGGCGCGCCATCTCGGCTATGGCGGCACCGGACGCAACGGCGGCCAGGTGATGGCGGGGATCGGCCACGATATCGAAGCGGTGAAAAAGCATGTCGGCAAAGAAGGGCTGGAGACGCTGTTTAAAATCGCCAACCTCGGCGCCGGGATCATTCGCGAACGCATCCGCAAATACAATATTGACGCCGATTTCGTCCCTGGCTACGGCTATCTGGCCTACAACTCCCGTCAGCTGAAAACGCTGCAGCAGTGGGAAAAGGAGTTTAAGGCGGCCGCCCCGGATGAAGACATTGAGCTCTACACCGGCCGCGACGTGCATAAAGTCGTGGGCTCCGACGTGTACTGCGGCGCGCTCAAGCATATGGGCGGCGGGCAGATCCATTCGCTGAATATGCTGCTGGGCTCCGCCCAGGCGGCCGCATCGCTGGGCGTGAAGATTTATGAATCCTCTCCGGTGGTGGAGGTGAATTACGGCAAAGAGGTGCGCGTGCGCACCGCGATGGGCAGCGTGAGGGCAGCAAAAATGCTGTGGGCCTGCGACAGCTTCCTCAACAATATGGAGCCGGAAATCTATAACAAGACGCTGGTCACCTACTCCTATCAGGTGTCGACCGCGCCGCTATCCGATGAGCTTATTGAGCGGATTAGCCCGCTGCGCGGCGCGTTCAGCGATATCCGTCCGGTGATTAACTACTACCGGGTGACCCGGGAAAACCGTCTGCTCTTCGGCAGCGCCACGCGCTTTGTGGAATACACCCCGACGGATTTCGCCGCCTGGAACCGCACGCTGATGGCGGAGGTGTTCCCCTACCTGAAAGACGTGAAGATAGACTTCGCCTGGGGCGGCCCGATGGCCTGCAGCGCCAACCTGTTCCCGCAGATCGGTACGCTGCGCGATCGCGACAACGTGTTCTACGTGCAGGGGTACTCCGGCTTCGGCGTTACGCCCTCCCATATCGTATGCAAAATTCTGGCGGAAGGGATCGCCGGCGGATCCGATCGGTACCGTCTGATGAGCCGTATTCCCCACGCCACCATTCACGGTCGCGACAGCCTGCGTTTGCTGCTGGTCACCGCCGGGAAACTGATGCATCAAACCGCCGGCTTCTGGAAAGGCCGCAGTTAA
- the chrA gene encoding chromate efflux transporter codes for MPRSPAAGRSFWPVFFIFLKLGLTSFGGPVAHLAYFHDEFVTRRQWLTARSYADVVALCQFLPGPASSQVGIALGLSRAGYRGALAAWAGFTLPSALVMILLGLGIAHHHAALPPGVLHGLKVVAVAVIAQAVWGMARTLCPDVPRITLMAAMACVALAAPAAWSQAGVIAASALLGLRLCKPPLSAGSDPLPLSVSRRTGALSLCLFAVLLVGLPLLAQLHPDQTLLMADAFYRVGSLVFGGGHVVLPLLQAEVVPHGWVNNDIFLAGYGAAQALPGPLFTFSAFLGAAMNTPPSGVFGGAICLLAIFTPSFLLVTGVLPYWERLRRSPRMQAALCGVNAGVVGLLLAALYQPVWTSAILTSQDFGLAICALIALMFWKLPPWLVVLTVGAVGGWLSL; via the coding sequence ATGCCCCGTTCTCCCGCCGCCGGCCGCAGCTTCTGGCCGGTCTTTTTCATCTTTTTAAAGCTGGGGCTGACCTCGTTTGGCGGGCCAGTCGCCCATCTGGCCTATTTTCACGATGAGTTTGTCACGCGCCGGCAGTGGCTGACGGCGCGCAGCTACGCCGACGTGGTGGCCCTGTGCCAGTTCCTGCCCGGTCCGGCCAGCAGCCAGGTCGGCATCGCGCTTGGGCTTTCGCGCGCCGGCTATCGGGGCGCGCTGGCCGCCTGGGCGGGGTTCACGCTGCCTTCCGCGCTGGTCATGATCCTGCTTGGCCTCGGCATTGCCCATCACCACGCCGCGCTGCCGCCGGGCGTACTGCACGGGCTAAAAGTGGTGGCGGTTGCCGTCATCGCCCAGGCGGTATGGGGAATGGCCCGCACGCTCTGCCCGGATGTACCGCGCATCACGCTGATGGCCGCCATGGCCTGCGTGGCGCTGGCCGCGCCAGCCGCCTGGAGCCAGGCGGGCGTGATTGCCGCCTCGGCGCTGCTCGGGCTGCGGCTGTGCAAACCGCCGCTAAGCGCCGGCAGCGATCCGCTGCCGTTGTCCGTCAGCCGCCGTACCGGTGCGCTTAGCCTTTGCCTGTTCGCCGTTTTGCTGGTGGGACTGCCGCTGCTGGCGCAGCTTCATCCCGACCAGACGCTGCTGATGGCCGATGCCTTTTACCGGGTGGGGTCGCTGGTGTTTGGCGGCGGGCACGTGGTGCTGCCGCTGCTGCAGGCGGAAGTCGTTCCCCACGGCTGGGTAAATAATGACATCTTTCTTGCCGGTTACGGTGCCGCGCAGGCGCTTCCCGGCCCGCTGTTTACCTTCTCGGCATTTCTTGGCGCGGCCATGAATACACCGCCCTCCGGCGTATTTGGCGGCGCTATTTGCCTGCTCGCCATTTTTACCCCTTCCTTTTTACTGGTGACCGGGGTTTTGCCGTACTGGGAACGCCTGCGCCGCAGCCCGCGCATGCAGGCAGCGCTGTGCGGCGTCAATGCCGGCGTGGTGGGGCTGCTGCTGGCGGCCCTTTACCAGCCGGTATGGACCAGCGCGATACTGACCTCGCAGGACTTTGGTCTCGCGATTTGCGCCCTGATTGCGCTGATGTTCTGGAAACTTCCGCCGTGGCTGGTGGTACTTACCGTCGGCGCCGTCGGAGGGTGGCTGAGCTTGTAA
- a CDS encoding molybdopterin-dependent oxidoreductase, producing MRIFLYLVISSLFLSTCYAASTTSAPEDKVVLTISGKIGSNGQGEPQKFSIADLEKLGVATIETTTPWYDGRMRFDGVSFNKLFDKVNAQGQTVKVVALNDYTISVPVDDLKKFNAILAYKRNGNLMPVRDKGPLFIIYPYDSSPELNNQIYYARSAWQVARIIVQ from the coding sequence GTGCGAATCTTCCTATATCTTGTAATCTCATCCCTTTTCCTGTCGACATGTTATGCAGCATCGACGACGTCCGCGCCAGAAGACAAGGTCGTTTTGACAATTTCTGGAAAAATAGGAAGCAACGGCCAGGGTGAGCCGCAGAAATTCAGCATTGCCGACCTTGAAAAATTGGGCGTAGCGACAATTGAAACCACCACGCCATGGTATGACGGACGTATGCGCTTTGACGGCGTCTCTTTTAATAAGCTGTTTGACAAAGTGAACGCCCAGGGCCAGACGGTGAAAGTCGTCGCGCTGAATGACTATACGATCAGCGTCCCGGTTGATGACCTTAAAAAGTTTAATGCTATTTTGGCCTACAAACGTAATGGTAATTTAATGCCCGTACGTGATAAAGGGCCATTGTTTATCATTTATCCTTATGACAGCAGTCCGGAACTCAATAACCAGATTTATTATGCCCGTTCAGCCTGGCAGGTCGCCCGGATAATCGTGCAATAG
- a CDS encoding putative bifunctional diguanylate cyclase/phosphodiesterase — translation MNRILTVIILFLFALTGYITYLVQERQNELQKLTRYTDSWSVSQIVSEYFRLEASLALYAVGSNDVSIDDVRMRLDIMTSQSTLLKEGDLGKYIRKNPDALATITDVQKYLVTLDKQLGTLSSGQIVQMLSGMRDLEAPLREIASEALSKDIDIVNSTHDKIRYLYYIYSFISLMLIILSFTLGFLTLTRNNNLRKAHRKMELLAQDLHISKEDLQNKNEKLEYVAYHDSLTGLPNRLLFWQKMQELIDTKSAVVVMLFDLDRFKAVNDTMGHDAGDKLLIDIAERLSLFINESVVLYRLGGDEFAILSSDMTEKQAYSLACAIRDNISMPYQVYGTSVSVETCIGLIVSSTETRADYLYKCVDLALYDAKSIGPGNVRNFQQYMLEDLLDNRSFENDLANAVKNNELVVYYQPIADAVSGEIYGYEALLRWFHPARGAISPEVFIPVAEKTGLIHSIGAWVLAQACQQATQWAPSTRVAVNISPLQLLDESLPDIVRSELKKNGLDAARLELEITESNFVNQSARSLATLRALSNLGLSISIDDFGTGYSSLSRLSSFAFDTIKIDRSFVSNITQQHGDLNILKAIVSLGKSLNMRIIAEGVETEVQLNYLKTLGCDLIQGYLIGKPAPPGQLKL, via the coding sequence TTGAACCGCATTCTTACTGTCATCATTCTTTTTCTTTTCGCTTTAACTGGCTACATAACTTATCTTGTTCAGGAAAGACAAAATGAGCTGCAGAAACTGACTCGCTACACCGATTCATGGTCTGTCTCACAAATCGTTTCTGAATATTTCAGATTAGAGGCTAGCCTGGCGCTGTATGCCGTTGGCTCTAACGATGTCAGTATAGATGATGTGCGCATGCGTCTGGATATTATGACAAGCCAGAGCACGCTGCTGAAAGAAGGCGATCTTGGCAAGTACATCCGGAAAAATCCGGATGCGCTTGCCACTATCACCGATGTGCAAAAATACCTGGTGACGCTCGACAAACAGCTCGGCACCCTCAGCAGCGGACAAATTGTCCAGATGCTTAGCGGCATGCGTGACCTTGAAGCTCCGCTGCGCGAAATCGCCTCCGAGGCCTTAAGCAAAGATATCGATATCGTTAATAGCACCCACGATAAGATTCGCTATCTGTACTATATCTATTCGTTTATTTCGCTGATGCTGATTATCCTGAGTTTTACCTTAGGATTTCTGACGTTAACGCGAAACAATAATCTGCGAAAAGCCCACAGGAAAATGGAGCTGCTGGCTCAGGATCTCCACATCTCCAAAGAAGACCTGCAGAACAAAAATGAAAAACTGGAGTATGTCGCCTATCACGACTCGCTGACGGGCTTGCCGAACAGGCTGCTGTTCTGGCAAAAAATGCAGGAGCTTATCGACACCAAATCCGCGGTGGTGGTGATGCTTTTCGACCTCGACCGCTTTAAAGCGGTGAATGACACCATGGGTCATGATGCCGGAGATAAACTGCTTATCGATATCGCCGAGCGGCTGTCGCTGTTTATTAATGAATCCGTCGTTTTATATCGTCTCGGCGGCGACGAATTCGCCATCCTGTCCAGCGATATGACCGAAAAACAGGCCTACAGCCTGGCCTGCGCCATCAGGGATAATATCAGCATGCCGTACCAGGTATATGGCACCTCGGTCAGCGTGGAAACCTGTATCGGCCTGATTGTTTCCAGTACGGAGACCCGCGCTGATTATCTGTATAAATGCGTCGACCTCGCCCTGTACGACGCCAAAAGCATTGGCCCCGGCAATGTGCGCAACTTCCAGCAGTATATGCTGGAGGATCTCCTTGATAACCGGTCGTTTGAAAATGACCTGGCGAACGCGGTGAAAAATAACGAGCTGGTAGTGTACTACCAGCCGATTGCCGATGCCGTCAGCGGCGAGATTTACGGCTATGAAGCCCTGCTTCGCTGGTTCCACCCCGCACGGGGCGCGATATCGCCGGAGGTCTTTATCCCGGTCGCCGAAAAAACGGGGCTTATCCACTCTATTGGCGCATGGGTTCTCGCCCAGGCCTGCCAGCAGGCAACCCAGTGGGCGCCATCGACCCGGGTAGCGGTAAATATTTCACCGCTGCAGCTGCTGGATGAATCGCTGCCGGATATCGTGCGGTCCGAGCTTAAGAAAAACGGCCTGGATGCTGCCAGACTCGAGCTGGAAATCACGGAATCCAACTTTGTTAACCAAAGCGCCCGCTCGCTTGCCACCCTGCGCGCGCTGAGCAACCTCGGGCTGAGCATCTCGATTGATGACTTCGGCACCGGCTACTCGTCGCTGTCGCGCTTAAGCTCGTTTGCCTTCGATACGATAAAGATCGATCGCTCATTTGTGTCAAATATCACCCAGCAGCACGGCGATCTGAACATTCTTAAGGCGATCGTCAGCCTCGGCAAAAGCCTTAACATGCGGATTATTGCCGAAGGCGTGGAAACCGAAGTGCAGCTTAATTATCTGAAAACGTTAGGTTGCGACCTGATTCAGGGGTACCTGATTGGCAAACCGGCCCCTCCCGGCCAGCTAAAGCTCTGA